From the Paenibacillus sp. MMS20-IR301 genome, the window CGATCCAAACCCCGTTTGGCAGTGATGAGGTGCTGATTCTGGATAATGTATATGCAGGAATAGCCTAGTACAATGAAAACAGGCGTCTCCCGTCATTCTAAGGAGCTGCGAGGAAATTAGTACCAGCTATTGTTGGCAAAATCTCCACGGTTTTGGGAGTTTTGCCGGCAAATTAGCGGTGCTTTATTTCGTCGCAGTCTCTAAGATGACAGGGGACGCCTGTTGCTGCTGGGATAAGATTTACAGCTCCTCTACTTCACGAAGCCATAGGGCGGCGGAAGCATCGCTCGGCATACGCCAGTCGCCGCGCGGCGAGAGGCTGACCGTCCCGACCTTCGGTCCGTCCGGCAGGCAGGAGCGCTTGAACTGCTGGGTGAAGAAGCGGGTGATGAACACCTTCAGCCAGGATACAAGCTGCTCCTTCGGATACGCCTCGCCGAAAGCATGCCGGGCGAGGTAGAGCATTTTGCCGGGAGAAGCACCCGTACGCAGCATGTAATACAGGAAGAAGTCATGCACAATGTAAGGTCCCAGAATATTCTCGGTCAGCTGGACAATCTCGCCGGTCGCCGAAGGCGGCAGCAGCTCCGGGCTGATTCCGGTCTCGATGATGCTGTAGAGGAATTTATTGACGGTCTCATCGGCCTCGTGGTCCGCGTACCAGGCCACGACATATTGGATCAGCGTCTTCGGAATGCCCGAGTTCACGCTGTACATCGACATATGGTCACCGTTATAGGTACACCAGCCAAGCGCGAGCTCCGACAAATCGCCGGTGCCGATGACGATGCCGCCGTTCTTGTTGGCCAGATCCATCAGAATCTGTGTACGCTCGCGGGCTTGGACATTCTCATAGGTCAGATCATGCACATCTTTGTCGTGGCCGATATCCTCGAAGTGCTGGAGACAGCTCGCCTTGATATCCACGACCAATAGCTGAGCGCCAAGTGCCTTGATCAGGCCGACGGCATTGTCGTAGGTCCGGTTCGTCGTGCCGAAGCCCGGCATGGTGACGGCCAGCACATCGCTGGCCGGACGGCCGAGCAGCTCCATCGCCCGCACAGCGACCAGGAGGGCAAGCGTCGAATCCAGGCCGCCGGATATACCAATCACTGCCTGCTTGGTGCCGATATGGCGGATGCGCTTCATCAGGCCGGAGGTTTGAATCGAGAGGATCTCCCGGCAGCGTTCATCACGCTGCAGCGGATTGCCCGGCACGAACGGATTCATGCTGATAGCGCGCTTCAGCTCACGCCGGCTGTTATCGCGGACCGGCGAAGTGTAGAGCAGCTCCCGGTAGTTGCGGCCGCCCTTGCCGGCGCGGAAGGTGCCCATCACCGTGCGGGAATACTGGACCCGCGGCAGGTCGATATCGGCCGTGATCATCCGGCTCTCATGAGTGAAACGTTCGGACTCGGCCAGCAGCTGGCCGTTCTCAGCGATCAGGGAGTGCCCGCCGAAGACAACATCCGTTGTCGACTCGCCGGTATTACAGCTGGCATACACATATCCGGCTACGCAGGATGCGGACTGGCTGGTAACCAGCTGGCGGCGGTAGTCGGCTTTGCCGACCAGCTCGTTGCTGGCGGACGGGTTGAACAGCAGCGTCGCTCCGGCTTGGGCCAGCAGACTGCTTGGCGGAACAGGTACCCAGAGATCCTCGCAGATCTCCACGCCAAAGGATATATTTCCGTTACTCTCACAGGCAAAAATCAGATCATTGCCGACAGGTACGGCGCTGCCGCCGATCCGCAGCTCGGTCACTTCCAGCTCTTCGGCGCCGGCGAACCAGCGCGGCTCGTAGAATTCGCTATAACCGGGAATGCAGGTCTTCACGACAATGCCGAGAATCCGGCCCTGCTGGAGGACTGCCGCGCAGTTGAACAGCCGGCTCTTGATAGAGACCGGCAGCCCGGCAATGACGATCATCTTATGCTCAGCTGTGGCAGCCGTAATCCGGAGCAGAGCCTCCAGCGCGGCCTCCTGCAGCTTCGGCTGCAG encodes:
- a CDS encoding NAD(+) synthase, which produces MQNYGFARVAAASPELRVADCAFNAEQIIKVIHEADQQEVEYLVLPELCITGYTCADLFLQPKLQEAALEALLRITAATAEHKMIVIAGLPVSIKSRLFNCAAVLQQGRILGIVVKTCIPGYSEFYEPRWFAGAEELEVTELRIGGSAVPVGNDLIFACESNGNISFGVEICEDLWVPVPPSSLLAQAGATLLFNPSASNELVGKADYRRQLVTSQSASCVAGYVYASCNTGESTTDVVFGGHSLIAENGQLLAESERFTHESRMITADIDLPRVQYSRTVMGTFRAGKGGRNYRELLYTSPVRDNSRRELKRAISMNPFVPGNPLQRDERCREILSIQTSGLMKRIRHIGTKQAVIGISGGLDSTLALLVAVRAMELLGRPASDVLAVTMPGFGTTNRTYDNAVGLIKALGAQLLVVDIKASCLQHFEDIGHDKDVHDLTYENVQARERTQILMDLANKNGGIVIGTGDLSELALGWCTYNGDHMSMYSVNSGIPKTLIQYVVAWYADHEADETVNKFLYSIIETGISPELLPPSATGEIVQLTENILGPYIVHDFFLYYMLRTGASPGKMLYLARHAFGEAYPKEQLVSWLKVFITRFFTQQFKRSCLPDGPKVGTVSLSPRGDWRMPSDASAALWLREVEEL